The segment CATCCCATCCCTGGACTTCACTAGACATTCCTAGAGCAGTAAAACTGGGAAGCAATGGAAGTGGCAGGTGCCATTTGCAGGTTCTGGCAGCGATTTGAGCAGTGGAGCCAAAGGAGGGAGGGGGTTTTTACTGGTGTTGATTttattcctgcttttattttaagccTGTGAGAACAGGAGGTGTGACTCTGCCAGGAAGGGCTCGAGCTGTGGATGAGGAAGATGGTTGGTTACCTAAACTGGAGGTGCCACGAGCCATTCAACAGAAAGTCATTACAGGTAAAAAAAGAGGGAGGTGACATGCAACAGAGCCCCCTCAGAGGAAATGGTGTCACCCCTGGGGAAATCCTAGAGGCACTGGCCAGTTGCTCCAGCTCCTTTCAGCACTTTGGAATGGATCCTCTCCACGCAAGGATGTTCCCTGGGGATGCTGGATCTCCTGCTGAGGGACATAAGCAGGTGGAAGGGATGCAGGAGCCACCTCAGCTCCCCACAGATGTGGGGCCAGGCTCAAAAATGctccagaaagcaaagagagatgggccctgcaccagctgcaggggctggtgAGTCTGTCACTGCTGAGGGAGTTGTTTCTGTCCTAGAAGGAAGATGCTTTTCTGCATCATCAACACCCAGTGGTGAACTGTGTTTACAACTCCATCTGACAAGGAGTTACACTCTGTTCCTTCTCCCTGGAAGAGGGTTCCTCTGCAAGCAGGAGAATTCCCAAGCACTGGAGTCCCCCCAAAGGGTCCAACCCTGCTGGGAGGGGGATGCTCCTCTCTGGGGGGAACCACAGCCCGTGCAGGGGCTGCACCTCAAGATGGGTCAGACTCAAAGGGGCACAGATGTTTTAGGATGCAGGAGGCAGATTTTGCCCTCTCCAAAGCACCCCTTTGGAAAGAGGGAGTTCTGGCTGCTGTTAGGTCATACCTTTTTGCTTTATGTGGGTACACTTGATAAATTTGTCGTGTAAGTGAATTTGTtgggtgggcagggagaggagggagaaaggttGGACACCTGGTAGTTAGTGCTGAATCTGTATTAAACTGGGAGAGAACATGACAGCTGTtggctgaaagaaaaagctgtaagaaaatgaaatggcCCTTCCATACCTCATGGAGACCAACAAGGATCAGTTCAACCCGTTGGGTTTTCCTTGGGAATCATAAAAAAAGACTCTTTCAGAAAAGATATTTCACATGTAAGAGGTAATTTTACCATTtcaatggattttttttttcccccccttcctgTGCTCTGCCGAGGTTTTATATTTATTGCAGTCTCTtccagctccaggctggctgATCCTTCTACAGTCTGTATGTTCTCCCTTGTCTTTCCCCAAAGGATATGCTGGATTCATCCCTCGCATCATCTGGTTTCCTGGCCTGAACTACATCCAGGGTGTGAAGGAAGCCATGAAGGAATTTGACCAACTTCAGGTAGATTATGTCCACAAATCTATTTCAAGACTATAATGTTGGCATTGATTCATCTGCAGCACAAAAAGCAGTTTCCTTTACAGCAGTAGCATTAGAACCAGGGCTGGAAGcacaagcaaaaagaaaatgctcttaGGTAACGTGTTGAAAAAAATCATGAGCAATTAAATTCTGTAACTTGTTTCCTTGGGACATTAAGGGAGGATAAATGAGTTCATAAAAGGATTAAGCAAATGTGTTGAGGGTTGGTTCGAAGGTGgctgttaaaaatgtttctctgaGTGCAGGAACAGGAGCAGCTCTCCGTGCTTCCCCTCCACAAGGTACCTGCtctgctggatggcagcactgGGTGGTTCCTGGCCTGCTTGGATGGGCATTTCTCCCCTTGCCTTGGTTCTAAGGCTTTCTCCTTTGCTGCCATAATTTGTCTTAAAGGGATCtggcttttctctctcctccccttgGGAAGGATGCAGAAATAtccctgctgaaaaaaaatggtttgcACCCTTTGCTGCACGATCTGCCAAGTCATGCCAGGTAATCCTCCTACCCAGGAAAATGAGATCCCTCCCAGGAAAATGAGATCCCTCCCACAGCAGTTACTAGTTTGCATTCAGAGCTACAGGCTCCTTCCTGCTGGATGGAGAGAGATCCCTGGGATGCAGGCGTTGCGCTGGGAAGGGCTGATCAGCTCAGCCAAAGCAGGTCACACCATACCCAGGATTCACTGTGGTGCCTCTTTCCCAGAGCATGATGTAGAGAAAAATCCAAGACTAAGGATTCCCAGCTcaaagaaactgcagaagaaatgactcagcagcaggagggagagcagcagggctgacaGTGCTCATGGCAGCCCCGAGCTTTGGCTGAGATGTCTTTCCCTCTGCTGGCATCCccatcccttcctgccctgcacGGGAATTGAAACGAAGCAAACAGAGCCAGCCCCAGGGATTCTCAACCCTAACCGTGCTGTTTGCAGAGCCTTTCTGCCCCTGGTTTCTGCAAGAAGcacctgccaggcagcaggtcCATGAGGGGGGTGTTTCTCCAGGCTGGCTGCAGCACGtcaggggctgcaggaacagaaacgctggggagaaaaggaaaatcccAGCACGTTTCTGTCTAAGATGGCTTCTGACTTCAAGCCACTAATCTTCTGCCCTAAATCTCTGTTGCCCTAGGTGACATAGTGGGATGTGCCACGGGTCCCTGAGCGACACCCTCCTCGCTGGGGGGGTTTGCAGCGGCGGCTCCGTCCCCTCGCACGAGGGGCTCCAGggccctgtgctctgctgggctgtgaCCCCCCGAGGAGGGTGACACAGCTCTGGGGACATCTGGAGGGGTTTTGGCACTGCAGGGATGTGCAGAGCTGTGACATccaccctccagcccagcccctcctTGGGGTCTGACCCCAGGGCTGGATCCAGAGATGATTGACCCTGGCAGCTCAAGCTCCCTCGGctttcctgctcctcccagcctggGAATCGCTGGCCAAACACCAGCAGGGAAAGGGGTCAACCCAACCCCCAGCTGGGCAGAGTCCCAGGGGCAGgacccagctccagcagctgctgtggcctCGGGGTGTCACAGCACGGGGAGGTTGGGGTGTGTGGATGATGAGCACAGGTCCGGTCTGGAGAGATCCCCAGGAATTCTCCTGGcccaggagctgcccagggcaggatccagctgctgagggtgctgccagcacccaTTGGGAAAGAAACTCAAAGTGGAAAAAgcagggggggagggggtttgTGCAATGAAGCTGCTGATTAGAAGAAACCAGAACTGGGAAGAGAACTGCTGCACCTGGACCTAAATATCCTCCCAGGTGGAGGCAAAGCCTGTGATGGGGGCAGCAACGATGTGGTTTAAAGTGAActctgttgggttttgtttgttttccagtttatgGAAAGAAACCCAGCAGGCACCTTTGGCAAGAGGTTCCCCAAAACATACTGGCCCAACAACAAGATCTACACCAGCTCTGGGCTGATCCCCTGCTACAGCGGCTTCGTTCCGGGTGAGTTCATCAGCTGCCTGAAAATGAAAGCCACTAATACTAATTACTGTCATTAAGTAGGGCTGTTATTAGCTGTAGTGTTGGAGCAGTGAACAATTACTGATGTGCTCCACATGGGTAGGAGATCTGATTTCCCCAGTCTGTGCcaaggtgctggagctgagccatccccttcctggctgcaggagggtCCAACTTCCAGCCTGGGCTTGTGCAGAATGTTCCTCTGGTTTCCAGCCACCAACTCCCTGCTGAGGCAGAGGAGATCAGTGACACCTCACCCGAGACATGGGTGCCTTACAATTTCTCCCTCAGCAAAGTTATTCTGTTCTAAAAAGCTGGAAGTTTGGTAAAAAGCAATTCATGCTGGTATGTTTGGCCACAGCGAAGTCAAGAGCCCACAGGTCAATCGTGTGATGGGAAGGATGGGAGATAAGGTCCAAACTCACAGCTTGAGCTTAATGtgatagaggaaaaaaaatggtggaAGACATAGAATGTGGTAGAAATTGAAGTGGGACAGGGTTGGAGAGTAGCTGGTAGTTAGAGTGTGTCTGTTGAGCCTGGAGGGAGAAGGTTGGGGCTCTGGATCTTGTGCTGGAAAGTCATGCAGAAGCAAAGAGGCCTGAGGGAAAGGGAGGCCCAGCTCACACACTGGTGGCACAGGGGAGGGTGGATGGAGCTTCTGATCAAAGATGAAGAGAAGGATGTTCATGTTGGCCTCTGTCACCACAGTCCTGCTCTGGGGCAAGCGCAGCTGCCCCAGTGTGTGACACTTGGCTGTCCCCTGCCCCCTGGGGTGTCCCCTCCTCTGGGGTGTCTCACAGCCAAGCCCTGACCCCGCTGGGTGGGCTCAAGGGGCTTCTGGTCACACTGGCTGTAGCCTCCAAGGCCCTGGAGAAAGGCTGTTCTGGCGTGAGGAGAAGCTGGACTCGGGTGACCATCCCTGTCTGTGGGATCTGCCCGCCTTCCAGCCTGCAGAAAGCTGGGAGCTTCAGGGGAGGGTGAggaaggcagctctgcccagaaggggctggggacagcactGTCCCTCCTCAGAACCTGCCAGGGGGAACACGCCACTTCAGTgtaataagaagaaaaaaccccaccctaaAATCAAACATAAAAATCAACTGCTTGAAGTGTTGCCTCAtggcaacattaaaaaaatccattgcCATCTTTTCACCTACAGAAACGTTCTTCTGTGTAGGTCTGAAACCAACcacctgtgcctgcagccaactcccctgccccagcagcctctgGGAGGGCCACTCTAACTGCTCCGACCAGTTCAACACTGGAAGGAGAAACTTGTTTTTAAGACAGAATAACCCCAAAtcaattataataattatattcTTGAAGTGTCCTCAGCAGGAAGCCTGTGAGCTCCTGTCCAGCTACTGAGTGACAGGTTTCTCACTGGAGGTAACCCCACACATTGTTTCCAGAGTGAAAATTTGCTAATACAGGGTTTTTAGGAGATAAAATGTTTCTAAGGAGGTACTTTGGGCTCGGGTGTTCAGCTCACCTCAGGAGGGAGGCTGCACCAGACTGATGTAGGTTTTAAATCCCTACATCCTGGTTCTCAAATGACTCCAGCAAGGCTGCACACCCAGCCCCTCGGTGTCACTGGGCCCCAGCACAGCTTGTCACAGCTGTCCCCCGTGCTCTGGTGACAGGCCATGGCTCCTGGCTGGCTTTGTGCTGCCCAGTGGCTGCAGCCCGGCTCACGGGCTGGCAAACACCTGTGCCAGTGGCAACCTGCCTGCTCTGGGTTGTTGCCCCACAGCTGGGGCAACCTCTGGCTCCCAGACACCCACACCTGATCCCACCCTGCCATcgtggccaggagctgctgagctcctgctgggAGCGGAGTCTGTAACAGGAGTCCACAAGCAGGTCCCTAAATTTAGACACAGCCTGGAGCTGAGCTCCATGTCAAGCGCATCCCCCTCCGCCAGCACCCCTGGTTGTAAAGCCACACCAGAGAACTGAACTCCCACACCACCAGGAGCAAGTGGTGACACAAACAGGCATTTGCCTCGTtaggcagggagggaagggtggTTGCCCTGGGCAAGCTGGCAGGGCTCTCACACCACGTCCCTGTTTTCCAGCACTCCGGCACACCTACGCGCTGACTTATGGGAACAGCACCCGAAAAGCCTACCAGAATGAACAAAGGAGACGAGCTGGTGCACTGTGAAAAATGCTTTAATGGTGCCTGTACAGCATCAGAAGTGACttggaaacaggaaaaggaacacaACACGGACAGAGAAGTTCAGAATGAAAGAGTTCGTACAGCTTTAAACAAAATTTACACGTGCTCATCAGCTGCATAGCTTTTactctgcctcttcctccccctcctcctcaaactccccctcctcctcagcTGTGGCGTCCTGGTACTGCTGATACTCAGACACCAGGTCGTTCATGTTGCTCTCAGCCTCTGTGAACTCCATCTCGTCCATGCCCTCACCAGTGTACCAGTGCAGGAAAGCCTTTCTGCGGAACATGGCGGTGAACTGCTCAGAAATGCGTTTGAACAGCTCCTGGATGGCTGTGCTGTTGCCAATGAAGGTGGCAGACATTTTCAGGCCACGAGGTGGAATGTCACAGACGGCTGTTTTAACGTTATTAGGGATCCATTCTACAAAATAGCTGCTGTTTTTGTTCTGAACGTTCAGCATCTGCTCGTCCACCTCTTTCATGGACATGCGGCCCCTGAAGACGGCGGCCACCGTCAGGTAGCGGCCGTGGCGGGGGTCACAGGCAGCCATCATGTTCTTAGCATCAAACATCTGCTGGGTGAGCTCGGGCACGGTTAAAGCACGGTACTGCTGGCTCCCACGACTGGTGAGAGGGGCAAAACCAGGCATGAAAAAGTGCAAACGGGGGAAGGGGACCATGTTGACCGCCAGCTTCCTCAGGTCAGCGTTGAGCTGGCCCGGGAACCGCAGGCAGGTGGTGACGCCGCTCATGGTGGCCGACACCAAATGGTTCAGGTCACCGTAGGTTGGGGTGGTCAGCTTCAGTGTTCTGAAGCAGATGTCGTAGAGGGCTTCGTTATCAATACAGTAGGTTTCATCTGTGTTCTCCACCAGCTGGTGCACAGAGAGGGTGGCATTGTAGGGCTCTACTACAGTATCTGATACTTTAGGGGAGGGCACGACACTGAAAGTATTCATAATTCTGTCTGGGTACTCTTCCCGGATTTTGCTGATGAGGAGGGTACCCATGCCAGAGCCTGTACCACCACCGAGAGAGTGAGTAAGCTGAAAGCCCTGGAGACAATCACAGctttctgcctccttccttACAACATCTAACACAGAATCAACTAATTCAGCACCTTCCGTATAATGGCCCTTTGCCCAGTTGTTTCCTGCTCCGCTCTGACCTGGAAAAGAGCCATTTTCCTATTAGATTACGGTCACTGCTTCCTGCTTATTGCTTGCAAGCAAAGCTTAAGAGCATCAGGCTACAGAGAAACCCCACAGG is part of the Apus apus isolate bApuApu2 chromosome 19, bApuApu2.pri.cur, whole genome shotgun sequence genome and harbors:
- the TUBB4B gene encoding tubulin beta-4B chain, coding for MREIVHLQAGQCGNQIGAKFWEVISDEHGIDPTGAYHGDSDLQLERINVYYNEATGGKYVPRAVLVDLEPGTMDSVRSGPFGQIFRPDNFVFGQSGAGNNWAKGHYTEGAELVDSVLDVVRKEAESCDCLQGFQLTHSLGGGTGSGMGTLLISKIREEYPDRIMNTFSVVPSPKVSDTVVEPYNATLSVHQLVENTDETYCIDNEALYDICFRTLKLTTPTYGDLNHLVSATMSGVTTCLRFPGQLNADLRKLAVNMVPFPRLHFFMPGFAPLTSRGSQQYRALTVPELTQQMFDAKNMMAACDPRHGRYLTVAAVFRGRMSMKEVDEQMLNVQNKNSSYFVEWIPNNVKTAVCDIPPRGLKMSATFIGNSTAIQELFKRISEQFTAMFRRKAFLHWYTGEGMDEMEFTEAESNMNDLVSEYQQYQDATAEEEGEFEEEGEEEAE